One Rhinolophus sinicus isolate RSC01 linkage group LG06, ASM3656204v1, whole genome shotgun sequence DNA window includes the following coding sequences:
- the MTNR1B gene encoding melatonin receptor type 1B — protein MLENVSSNCCEPGGRTQSPGLPGDGGARPSGSPRPPWVAPALAAVLIVTTVVDVLGNLLVILSVGRNRKLRNTGNWFLVSLALADLMVAFYPYPLILVAIFHDGWALGEMHCKASALVMGLSVIGSVFNITAIAINRYCYICHSVAYHRLCQPWHTPVYICLIWLLTVLALVPNFFMGSLEYDPRIFSCTFIQTASAPYTAAVVVIHSLLPMAIVSYCYLCIWVLVSQARRKATSESTLLHLRPSDIRGFLTMFVVFVIFAICWAPLNGIGLAVAINPEEMAPRVPKGLFVISYFLAYFNSCLNAIIYGLLNQNFRREYKKIVLSLWNPRLCFEATSKGSHAEGKQGQALPVLNAQHPI, from the exons ATGCTGGAGAACGTCTCCTCCAACTGCTGTGAGCCTGGCGGGCGGACGCAAAGCCCCGGCTTGCCAGGGGATGGCGGTGCGCGGCCTTCCGGGAGCCCCCGGCCTCCCTGGGTGGCACCTGCGCTGGCCGCCGTGCTCATCGTCACCACCGTGGTGGACGTCCTGGGCAACCTGCTGGTCATCCTCTCGGTGGGCAGGAACCGCAAGCTGCGGAACACAG GTAACTGGTTCTTGGTGAGTCTGGCGTTGGCTGACCTGATGGTCGCCTTCTACCCCTATCCGCTAATCCTCGTGGCCATCTTCCATGACGGCTGGGCCCTGGGGGAGATGCACTGCAAGGCCAGCGCCTTGGTGATGGGCCTGAGCGTCATCGGCTCTGTCTTCAACATCACTGCCATTGCCATTAACCGCTACTGCTACATCTGCCACAGCGTGGCCTACCACCGGCTCTGCCAGCCCTGGCACACGCCCGTCTACATCTGCCTCATCTGGCTCCTCACAGTTTTGGCCCTGGTGCCCAACTTCTTCATGGGGTCCCTCGAGTATGACCCACGCATCTTCTCCTGCACCTTCATCCAGACGGCCAGCGCCCCGTACACAGCGGCCGTGGTGGTCatccactccctcctccccatgGCCATCGTGTCCTACTGTTACCTGTGCATCTGGGTGCTGGTGTCCCAGGCCCGTCGGAAGGCCACATCGGAGAGCACGCTGCTGCACCTGAGGCCCAGTGACATCCGGGGCTTCCTCACCATGTTCGTGGTGTTTGTGATCTTTGCCATCTGCTGGGCTCCACTGAACGGCATCGGCCTCGCTGTGGCCATCAACCCAGAAGAAATGGCTCCCCGGGTCCCCAAGGGGCTTTTTGTGATAAGCTACTTCTTGGCTTACTTCAACAGCTGCCTTAATGCCATCATCTACGGGCTCCTGAACCAGAACTTCCGTAGGGAATACAAGAAGATTGTCTTGTCCCTCTGGAACCCACGGCTCTGCTTTGAGGCCACTTCCAAGGGCAGCCATGCTGAGGGGAAGCAGGGGCAAGCTCTACCTGTTCTTAATGCCCAGCACCCCATCTAA